In Porites lutea chromosome 7, jaPorLute2.1, whole genome shotgun sequence, a single window of DNA contains:
- the LOC140944293 gene encoding tumor necrosis factor-like isoform X1 — MFLSTVFTLFCLMASVPSRCQNVVPSAHIEGGDPRPVYYPEDTAISAWDLSHANSHIAGGFEFGGSQLIVPVSGRYYVYTQLYFNSEPMATRNRVGVFTGQRLLLMIHKPMQPSTEETASAGGIFKLNQGERVFVKPFKGYGSVKLWVGPNHTYFGMYKVD; from the exons ATGTTTCTCTCGACAGTGTTCACTTTGTTTTGCCTCATGGCGTCAGTTCCATCACGTTGT CAGAACGTTGTGCCATCAGCTCACATCGAGGGCGGGGATCCAAGACCTGTGTACTATCCTGAAGACACAG CCATTAGTGCGTGGGACCTAAGCCATGCCAACAGCCACATTGCCGGTGGATTTGAGTTCGGCGGCTCTCAGTTAATTGTACCTGTTAGCGGCCGGTATTATGTTTATACTCAGTTGTACTTCAATTCTGAGCCCATGGCTACCAGAAATCGTGTGGGTGTATTCACTGGCCAGAGACTTCTGCTAATGATCCACAAGCCCATGCAACCCAGCACTGAGGAAACAGCCTCGGCAGGAGGAATTTTCAAGCTAAATCAAGGGGAAAGAGTGTTTGTGAAACCTTTCAAGGGCTATGGTTCCGTGAAACTATGGGTCGGGCCTAATCACACATATTTTGGCATGTATAAAGTCGACTGA
- the LOC140944293 gene encoding tumor necrosis factor-like isoform X2 — protein MFLSTVFTLFCLMASVPSRCNVVPSAHIEGGDPRPVYYPEDTAISAWDLSHANSHIAGGFEFGGSQLIVPVSGRYYVYTQLYFNSEPMATRNRVGVFTGQRLLLMIHKPMQPSTEETASAGGIFKLNQGERVFVKPFKGYGSVKLWVGPNHTYFGMYKVD, from the exons ATGTTTCTCTCGACAGTGTTCACTTTGTTTTGCCTCATGGCGTCAGTTCCATCACGTTGT AACGTTGTGCCATCAGCTCACATCGAGGGCGGGGATCCAAGACCTGTGTACTATCCTGAAGACACAG CCATTAGTGCGTGGGACCTAAGCCATGCCAACAGCCACATTGCCGGTGGATTTGAGTTCGGCGGCTCTCAGTTAATTGTACCTGTTAGCGGCCGGTATTATGTTTATACTCAGTTGTACTTCAATTCTGAGCCCATGGCTACCAGAAATCGTGTGGGTGTATTCACTGGCCAGAGACTTCTGCTAATGATCCACAAGCCCATGCAACCCAGCACTGAGGAAACAGCCTCGGCAGGAGGAATTTTCAAGCTAAATCAAGGGGAAAGAGTGTTTGTGAAACCTTTCAAGGGCTATGGTTCCGTGAAACTATGGGTCGGGCCTAATCACACATATTTTGGCATGTATAAAGTCGACTGA
- the LOC140943833 gene encoding lymphotoxin-alpha-like — MTGIMLLSLAFTLSCLLAAVSAQIEETVPPSAHIEGGDPRPVDYPEDKVIASWNPNHPKSHLKNGFTFDGSHLIVPAGGLYYIYVQLYFNAEPQATMNRVGVFTDQSLLLMIHKSMEPNTEETATAGGVFQLNKGQRVFVKPLKGLGSVKMWLGPNHTYFGLFKISY, encoded by the exons ATGACTGGAATCATGCTTCTTTCATTGGCGTTTACTCTGTCTTGCCTTTTGGCTGCAGTCTCAGCTCAGATC GAGGAAACTGTGCCACCATCAGCTCACATCGAAGGCGGTGATCCAAGACCTGTGGACTATCCTGAAGATAAAG TAATTGCCTCCTGGAACCCAAACCATCCCAAAAGCCACCTGAAAAACGGGTTTACCTTCGATGGTTCTCATTTGATTGTACCTGCAGGTGGCCTATACTATATATATGTACAGTTATACTTCAATGCTGAGCCCCAAGCTACCATGAATCGTGTGGGTGTGTTCACTGACCAGAGCCTTTTGCTGATGATCCATAAGTCCATGGAACCCAACACGGAGGAAACAGCGACGGCAGGAGGGGTCTTTCAACTGAATAAAGGGCAGAGAGTGTTTGTGAAACCTCTCAAGGGCCTTGGCTCCGTAAAAATGTGGCTTGGACCAAATCACACGTATTTTGGCTTGTTTAAGATTAGCTATTAA